The following coding sequences lie in one Enterococcus sp. 9E7_DIV0242 genomic window:
- the gap gene encoding type I glyceraldehyde-3-phosphate dehydrogenase, with product MTVKVGINGFGRIGRLAFRRIKEVSDDIEVVAINDLTSPTMLAQLLQFDSTHGTYPGTVTATENSIVVDGEETRVYAEPDASKIPWAKENGVDIVLECTGFYTSEEKAKAHLDAGVKRVVISAPAGAMKTIVYNVNDDTLDAGDKIISAGSCTTNCLAPMAYFLNNEFGIEVGTMTTVHAYTSTQMLLDGPVKGGNLRAARSAADNTIPHSTGAAKAIGLVIPELNGKLQGHAQRVPVVDGSLTELVSILKTKVTAEQVNEAIKKHTIDNPSFGYDDREIVSGDVIGTTEGSIFDPTQTEVTTAGEFQLVKTVSWYDNEYGFTCQMIRLLEKFANL from the coding sequence ATGACAGTTAAAGTAGGTATTAATGGTTTTGGCCGAATCGGCCGTCTTGCTTTTCGACGTATTAAAGAGGTTTCAGATGATATTGAAGTGGTAGCAATCAACGACCTGACCAGCCCAACCATGTTGGCGCAGTTGCTCCAATTCGACTCTACTCATGGAACATATCCTGGAACAGTCACTGCAACTGAAAACTCCATCGTTGTTGACGGTGAAGAAACACGCGTGTATGCAGAACCGGATGCAAGTAAAATTCCTTGGGCAAAAGAAAATGGTGTGGATATCGTACTTGAATGTACTGGCTTTTATACATCAGAAGAAAAAGCGAAAGCCCATTTAGACGCTGGTGTAAAACGTGTTGTTATCTCTGCCCCAGCAGGAGCAATGAAAACAATCGTTTATAATGTAAACGACGACACATTGGATGCCGGAGACAAAATAATTTCTGCTGGCTCTTGTACAACGAACTGTTTAGCTCCAATGGCTTACTTCCTGAACAATGAGTTTGGTATTGAAGTTGGAACTATGACAACTGTCCATGCGTATACATCTACACAAATGCTATTGGATGGTCCTGTGAAAGGCGGCAACTTACGTGCTGCTCGTTCAGCTGCTGACAATACTATTCCACATTCAACAGGTGCTGCAAAAGCAATTGGTCTGGTAATTCCTGAATTGAACGGGAAGTTACAAGGACATGCACAACGTGTACCGGTAGTTGATGGTTCACTGACTGAACTTGTCTCTATCCTTAAAACAAAGGTAACCGCTGAACAAGTCAACGAAGCAATCAAAAAACATACTATCGATAACCCATCCTTTGGTTACGATGATCGCGAAATCGTTTCAGGTGATGTGATTGGCACAACAGAAGGATCTATCTTCGATCCAACACAAACTGAAGTAACTACAGCTGGTGAGTTCCAATTAGTGAAAACAGTGTCTTGGTATGACAACGAATATGGCTTTACTTGCCAAATGATCCGCTTGTTAGAAAAATTCGCTAACCTGTAA
- a CDS encoding Fur family transcriptional regulator has product MSATTALKKIKQQLHESGFKLTPQREATLLVLLENEKDHMSAEEIYFLVKQKSPEIGLATVYRTLEILTDLKVIDKVSFNDGLARYDLRKEGAKHFHHHLLCLECGNIEEVEEDLLGEVEEIIEQRYHFVVKDHRLTFHGICRECQKKKKD; this is encoded by the coding sequence ATGAGTGCAACGACAGCTTTAAAGAAAATAAAACAACAATTACATGAATCTGGGTTTAAATTGACCCCTCAGCGAGAAGCGACATTATTGGTACTACTTGAAAATGAGAAAGATCATATGTCAGCAGAAGAGATTTATTTTTTAGTTAAACAAAAAAGTCCTGAAATCGGGTTGGCTACGGTTTACCGTACCTTAGAGATTTTAACAGATTTAAAGGTGATCGATAAGGTCAGTTTTAATGATGGTCTTGCTCGCTATGATTTAAGAAAAGAAGGGGCAAAACACTTTCATCATCACCTTTTGTGTTTGGAATGTGGAAACATTGAAGAGGTGGAAGAGGACCTTCTGGGCGAAGTAGAGGAGATCATTGAACAACGTTATCATTTTGTGGTTAAGGATCATCGTCTTACTTTTCACGGGATATGTCGTGAATGTCAGAAAAAAAAGAAAGATTGA